The genomic segment CAATGTGCCAGACGCCGCCGATGGTGAGAATGAATGCCAGAACGGCATGGCCGCCCATCACATCTTCCAGACTGTTGATCGTGAGGAAATGGGTCTGATAACCCCAGACCATGCCCAAATCTATCGTTGGCTCGACTTTTCTTACAGCTCCAATCGCTGTGTCATAGATCCCATGTCGTTTGGCCCATTCCACAAAAGCAATCACGCCCAGACCAAGAAAAATGAGGTGATGGCCAAGGATGAAAGTCAGTTTTTTGGGATCGTCCCATTCAAAGTGGAAACGGTTGGCGCGTCCTTCCGCTTCGGAAAGATCCTTTGGAGCTCTTAAGGTGTGCCAGATTCCAGCTGCTCCCAGCACTGCTGAGGACACCAGATGAAAAGCTGCAATAGCGATATAAGGTTCCGTATTCACGATTGTTCCCGCCTCTCCAAGACCTAAGCCGAGGGAGGCGAGATGTGGAAGCAGAATCAGACCTTGATCTCCCATGGGAATGGCAAGGTCGTAGCGGGCTAGTTCAAAAAGAGTGAATGCTCCAGCCCAAAACATGATCAGGCCAGCATGGGCGGCATGGGCTGCAATGAATGAACCTGAACGTTTGGCAACTCCCGAGTTGCCTGCCCACCAGTCATAAGAGACCGATGGGTTCCCGTAGGATTGCATGAAAGTTTGCGTGGGGCATAAAAAACCTAATGTTTTTGGCCGTCTATTTCTCTTTTTGGTTCACACTACTTTTTGCGAGTGATAAATAATCATTGCCTCATAAGATCATTTATTACGCCAATGTGTGCTCGTTTTGTTTGATAATCCTTTTTGTGTAATTTGTTACCAAGGATCAGTTCCTCTGGCTCGTAGTGCTGTATTGATGGTCGTTGGCTTTTGCACCTGATGACTTGAGGAATGGCTCGATGCTCATCAAAAATCCTTGAATTGCCATCTTGATCAGCTCACCATATCTCTTCTTCACAGTTGGTCCTAAGCACCAGTTGTGACGTCGCATAGGCGACACAGAGTAATGCGTAACCCGATTGCATTTGCTGATGATCAAGAAAGCTCTGATCTCTTTGATCGAGTGTGCCATCGATGATTTTTGCAGCGCAGGAGCTACAGGCACCTGCTCTGCATGAGTACGTCATATCGATGCCAGCATTTTCAGCTGCTTCCAGAATGTATTCATCGTCAGGGCATTCAAATTCCTGAATCCCATCTGGTGTATTCAGTTGAACATGAAAGTAAGCCATTCAACAGGGCTCTCAATGGGGGAGATTAAGTCAAACTCTCTTTTCGTTCGTGCTGGGTTGATAGAGATGTGGATCAAATGATTACCATTGGTTGTTTTTTATTTTACAGACTTTGTCTCGATCGAGGGCCCAGATTGTCTTTAATGATCTCATGCAAATTAGCTTGGCTGTTAGGCTATTCAAAACTAAAGATGAATGACTCAGTCAAACCAACGAATTTCCAGATATCTCGGTCCTGCCCATGGATGGCGCTCAAAGCGACTTCGGATTGCGGTGGCATTAAGAAAGCAAGGGTGGACATATCAATCGATTAGTGAGCATCTCTTTATTTCTCCAAAATCAATCATGAGAGATATTAAATGCTATGCAATTAAGTCTAGGAAGTCCATGTTGATTAAATCATTGGAGCAATCGAGCGACGCCGTCTTTTCTTAACGCACTTGTAGGTCTGACAGGATGTATTTCCTGCTTTGGTCTGATTCTTGGTTGTGCAGCCGGATTCCAATGGTTGTTTCTCAAAGGGCGTCAGAACGATCATCAAGTCGCTACCGCTTCTGAAACACAGCTGCATGGTTTTTCGCGTCCTTCCGCTCAGCT from the Synechococcus sp. KORDI-100 genome contains:
- a CDS encoding chlorophyll a/b binding light-harvesting protein → MQSYGNPSVSYDWWAGNSGVAKRSGSFIAAHAAHAGLIMFWAGAFTLFELARYDLAIPMGDQGLILLPHLASLGLGLGEAGTIVNTEPYIAIAAFHLVSSAVLGAAGIWHTLRAPKDLSEAEGRANRFHFEWDDPKKLTFILGHHLIFLGLGVIAFVEWAKRHGIYDTAIGAVRKVEPTIDLGMVWGYQTHFLTINSLEDVMGGHAVLAFILTIGGVWHIVTTPFGPFKKVLIYSGEAILSYSLAGIALMGFVTSIWCAQNTTIYPVEFYGEALKLNFAFSPYFSDTASVIGGGHTARAWLANTHFYLAFFFLQGHFWHALRSMGFNFKSVSQAFESMDTAKIS
- a CDS encoding 2Fe-2S iron-sulfur cluster-binding protein; its protein translation is MAYFHVQLNTPDGIQEFECPDDEYILEAAENAGIDMTYSCRAGACSSCAAKIIDGTLDQRDQSFLDHQQMQSGYALLCVAYATSQLVLRTNCEEEIW